In Erigeron canadensis isolate Cc75 chromosome 6, C_canadensis_v1, whole genome shotgun sequence, the following are encoded in one genomic region:
- the LOC122602752 gene encoding 2-methylpropanoate--CoA ligase CCL4-like, with product MDALRKPNGANSSPLTPLGFLERAAVVYADSPSIVYNDLTYTWSDTYRRCLQLASSISRLAIGKGDVVSVLAPNIPAIYELHFAAPMTGAVINTINTRLDARTVSILLGHSGSKLVFVDYQLIPLIQEAVSLLSDECPCPLLVVITDDAPASFSTNDSKFISTYETMVETGDPGFIWARPESDWDPLTLNYTSGTTSAPKGVVHNHRGTFIVALDSLLEWSVPKQPVYLWTLPMFHANGWSYVWGMAAVGGTNVCLRKFDASTIHKIIHKLNVTHMCGAPVVLNMLTKGEKLSRTVRIMTAGAPPPAAVLLRTEALGFEVTHGYGLTETGGLVVACSWKKEWNKFPATERARLKARQGVRTVGMTEVDIVDPESGGRVKWDGLTQGEIVLKGGSIMSGYLKDPESTAKSIKNGWFYTGDVGVMHPDGYLEIKDRSKDVIISGGENLSSVEVESVLYLHPAVNEAAVVGRPDEYWGETPCAFVSLKEGLRKPRPTAEEIMQFCKSKLPRYMVPKTVVFKDELPKTSTGKIQKFLLREIAKDMGFALKSRI from the coding sequence atggatgcaTTAAGGAAGCCTAATGGTGCAAACTCAAGCCCTCTGACTCCTCTTGGCTTCCTTGAGAGAGCAGCCGTCGTATACGCGGACTCTCCCTCGATCGTCTACAACGATCTTACTTACACATGGTCAGATACATATCGTCGTTGTCTACAATTAGCTTCATCCATTTCTCGCCTCGCAATAGGAAAAGGCGACGTTGTTTCAGTATTAGCACCAAATATCCCTGCCATATATGAGCTTCACTTTGCAGCCCCAATGACTGGGGCTGTAATCAACACAATCAATACACGTTTAGATGCTCGTACCGTCTCGATACTCCTCGGTCACAGCGGGTCAAAGCTAGTTTTCGTTGACTACCAGCTCATTCCTCTTATTCaagaagcagtctctctactctCGGATGAATGTCCTTGTCCACTACTCGTGGTTATAACAGATGATGCACCTGCATCGTTTAGTACTAATGATTCTAAGTTCATTAGTACTTATGAAACCATGGTGGAAACCGGTGATCCTGGATTCATTTGGGCCCGGCCCGAAAGTGATTGGGATCCATTAACGTTGAACTACACTTCTGGGACAACATCAGCCCCAAAAGGCGTGGTCCATAACCACCGTGGGACGTTTATTGTGGCCCTTGATTCACTTCTAGAATGGTCCGTACCAAAACAGCCTGTCTATTTATGGACTCTGCCAATGTTCCACGCAAACGGTTGGAGCTACGTTTGGGGTATGGCTGCGGTCGGTGGCACGAACGTTTGTCTACGCAAATTCGACGCATCAACTATACACAAAATAATCCATAAACTTAATGTCACACACATGTGCGGCGCACCAGTTGTGCTGAACATGTTAACGAAAGGTGAAAAACTAAGCCGTACTGTCCGTATAATGACTGCAGGGGCCCCACCTCCTGCAGCCGTTTTGTTACGGACAGAAGCGTTAGGATTTGAGGTGACTCATGGATACGGGTTGACGGAAACGGGTGGGTTAGTCGTGGCATGTTCGTGGAAAAAAGAATGGAATAAATTTCCAGCAACCGAAAGAGCTCGACTTAAGGCAAGACAAGGAGTAAGAACCGTTGGAATGACGGAAGTCGATATTGTGGATCCAGAGTCTGGAGGGCGAGTGAAATGGGACGGGTTGACTCAAGGGGAGATAGTACTAAAAGGAGGGTCGATAATGTCTGGTTACTTAAAAGATCCAGAATCGACCGCGAAAAGTATAAAAAACGGGTGGTTTTATACAGGGGATGTGGGCGTTATGCATCCGGACGGGTATTTGGAAATCAAGGATAGATCAAAAGATGTGATTATAAGTGGTGGTGAGAATTTGAGTAGTGTGGAGGTTGAGTCGGTTTTGTATTTGCATCCGGCTGTGAATGAGGCCGCGGTTGTGGGACGGCCGGATGAGTATTGGGGTGAAACGCCGTGTGCTTTCGTCAGTCTGAAAGAGGGACTGAGGAAGCCGCGGCCAACTGCTGAGGAGATAATGCAGTTTTGTAAAAGTAAATTGCCGAGATATATGGTGCCAAAGACGGTTGTTTTCAAGGATGAGCTTCCGAAAACGTCTACTGGAAAGATTCAGAAATTTTTACTAAGGGAAATTGCCAAAGATATGGGCTTTGCCTTAAAAAGCCGTATATAA